From a single Syngnathus scovelli strain Florida chromosome 2, RoL_Ssco_1.2, whole genome shotgun sequence genomic region:
- the LOC125988406 gene encoding teashirt homolog 2: protein MPRRKQQAPRRAAVYMPDDEDAALHDSIVEEDAENDTLTEEESSEKTSPKVSEDRELDNKSTNSYSNQNSPSSLLSNQEADLESHLSDTCDRLSDFKNSSPRDGQADEESSKRKEETGNSLQKMRAAYANFLSDSYWTGVGTELKLGRNTSKANCDSTNGSAKSEFDWHQDALSKTLQQTVSPKPTSKPNLFSSVHLYRQSSKPCGSVFTGASRFRCKDCSAAYDTLVELTVHMNKSGHYQDNNISKQSNSSTSSSKSKKRSLQDLEGKEDAQKVLKCMFCGHSFDSLQDLSVHMIKTKHYQKVPLKEPIPVITPKLLPPSKKRAFETARPCSPDSTTGAPGYGDTQRAGAVSNANNRFGYQNGASYTWQFETCKSQILKCMECGSSHDTLQQLTTHMMVTGHFIKVTNSASKKGKQLSLDPLSVEKIQGLAEPTAGEPDGEKLSPKNVSPASSETDGQGEGASNKMEETEAKDDKEKEGEDQKAGNGGFKYPYLREEDLEQDSGGGGDILKSLANTVASAINKAQTGTPSWSAYPSIHAAYQISGLIKSSPITAASPPVQLKQTFNQKLRVLAPKEKYLGATGIESPQGTHKNLDIKQETVVISDGKESQSVKLDLMETDDSDCQDDSSFSSKPDADCGNDGSEPIKGKLSPDFFDRGKTPSPSAGVTEPLKDTLDILAVNPLSALQSVLNNHLGKANKPNNSRADELSSHIQSIFANTNNCSDKPSLMLSNPARNKPKKTFLFPTDDQPIDLTKSKHSKPRSSLLQSATPMPQKYALSDIADMVKVLPKATTPKPPTASRLPAMKLESDVRRFEDVSAEVYSVHKRKGRQSNWNPRHLLILQAQFASSLFLTSEGKYLLSDLGPQERMHISKFTGLSMTTISHWLANVKYQLRKTGGTKFLKNMDTGHPVFYCNDCASQFRSPTSFISHLESHLGFQIKDMNKMPVEHQIKVDEAELPKVLGVRVSETLVPEEDGDSKFKCKLCCRTFASNHAVKLHLSKTHSKSPDNHSQYVEMDKE from the coding sequence TATACATGCCTGATGATGAAGACGCTGCTCTTCACGACTCCATCGTCGAGGAAGATGCAGAGAATGACACCCTGACGGAGGAGGAATCCTCAGAGAAAACGAGCCCCAAAGTGTCCGAAGATCGCGAGCTGGACAACAAGAGTACCAACAGTTACAGCAACCAGAACTCTCCCTCCAGTCTCCTGTCGAACCAAGAGGCGGATCTGGAGTCCCACCTTAGCGACACCTGCGACAGACTGTCGGACTTCAAGAACTCCTCACCGCGTGACGGCCAGGCGGATGAGGAGAGCTCTAAACGCAAAGAGGAAACGGGCAACAGTTTGCAGAAAATGAGAGCAGCCTATGCAAACTTTCTTTCCGATTCCTACTGGACAGGTGTTGGGACGGAATTGAAATTGGGCCGAAACACCAGCAAAGCCAACTGCGACAGCACCAACGGAAGCGCCAAGAGCGAGTTCGACTGGCACCAGGATGCTCTGTCGAAGACCCTGCAGCAGACCGTCTCCCCGAAACCCACGTCCAAGCCCAACCTCTTCAGTTCGGTCCACTTGTACCGTCAAAGCAGCAAACCCTGCGGTTCAGTCTTCACAGGTGCTAGCCGCTTCCGCTGTAAAGACTGCAGTGCTGCTTACGACACCCTGGTGGAGTTGACGGTCCACATGAATAAGAGTGGCCACTACCAGGACAACAACATCAGCAAACAGAGTAATTCCTCCACATCATCCTCTAAATCCAAGAAACGTAGTTTGCAGGATCTGGAAGGGAAGGAAGATGCGCAGAAAGTTCTGAAGTGCATGTTCTGTGGTCATTCGTTTGACTCTCTCCAGGATCTGAGCGTCCATATGATCAAAACGAAGCATTACCAAAAAGTGCCTTTAAAGGAGCCAATCCCAGTAATCACGCCCAAACTACTGCCACCATCAAAGAAGCGCGCCTTTGAAACCGCTAGGCCGTGCTCCCCCGACTCTACAACGGGCGCACCCGGCTACGGCGACACCCAACGCGCCGGTGCAGTTTCGAACGCAAACAATCGCTTTGGCTATCAGAACGGTGCGAGTTACACGTGGCAGTTTGAGACGTGCAAGTCTCAGATTTTGAAATGCATGGAGTGTGGAAGCTCCCATGACACCTTACAGCAACTCACCACACACATGATGGTGACAGGACATTTCATCAAGGTGACCAACTCTGCTTCCAAGAAGGGTAAACAGCTATCGCTCGATCCGCTGTCAGTGGAGAAAATCCAGGGGTTGGCCGAGCCCACCGCCGGTGAACCGGATGGAGAAAAGTTGTCTCCCAAGAATGTTTCCCCTGCAAGCAGCGAGACAGATGGCCAAGGGGAGGGCGCATCAAACAAAATGGAAGAAACAGAAGCAAAAGATGACAAAGAAAAAGAGGGTGAAGATCAAAAGGCAGGAAATGGGGGATTTAAGTACCCTTATCTTCGAGAGGAAGATCTGGAGCAGGACTCTGGTGGAGGGGGAGACATTCTTAAATCTTTAGCTAACACAGTAGCCTCGGCTATCAATAAAGCCCAAACAGGGACGCCAAGCTGGAGTGCCTATCCGAGCATTCACGCCGCCTATCAGATCTCTGGCCTCATCAAAAGCAGCCCCATCACAGCTGCGTCACCCCCTGTTCAGCTGAAGCAAACGTTCAACCAAAAGCTGAGGGTGCTCGCCCCGAAGGAGAAGTATCTTGGTGCCACTGGCATTGAGAGTCCCCAGGGGACGCATAAGAACTTGGACATCAAACAAGAAACGGTTGTGATTAGTGACGGGAAGGAAAGTCAAAGTGTGAAGCTTGATCTGATGGAGACGGACGACAGCGATTGTCAGGATGATTCCTCTTTCTCTTCAAAGCCAGATGCCGACTGTGGGAATGACGGGAGTGAGCCGATCAAAGGGAAGCTGAGCCCCGATTTTTTTGACAGGGGCAAGACTCCAAGCCCCTCTGCTGGCGTCACAGAGCCTCTCAAAGACACTCTGGATATCCTTGCCGTAAACCCTCTTAGTGCGCTGCAGTCAGTTCTGAACAATCATTTGGGCAAAGCAAATAAGCCCAACAACTCGCGAGCAGATGAACTATCTTCTCATATCCAGTCTATTTTTGCAAACACTAACAATTGCAGCGACAAGCCCTCGTTGATGCTCAGTAATCCCGCCAGGAATAAGccgaaaaaaacatttctttttccaACCGATGACCAACCGATAGACCTGACTAAATCGAAACACAGCAAACCAAGATCTTCTCTGCTGCAGTCCGCCACCCCGATGCCACAGAAGTACGCCCTGTCCGACATCGCCGACATGGTTAAAGTGCTTCCCAAAGCCACCACGCCAAAGCCGCCCACCGCATCCAGGCTCCCGGCCATGAAACTGGAATCGGACGTCAGGCGCTTTGAGGACGTGTCCGCCGAGGTCTACTCCGTCCACAAGCGCAAAGGCCGCCAGTCCAACTGGAATCCTCGCCATCTTCTCATCTTGCAAGCTCAGTTCGCCTCCAGCCTCTTCCTTACCTCGGAGGGGAAGTATCTTCTCTCAGACCTCGGCCCTCAGGAGCGGATGCACATCTCGAAGTTCACAGGACTCTCCATGACCACCATAAGTCATTGGCTAGCTAATGTGAAGTACCAGTTACGGAAAACGGGAGGCACCAAATTCCTCAAGAACATGGACACGGGTCACCCGGTCTTCTACTGCAATGACTGCGCTTCACAGTTCAGGTCGCCAACCTCCTTCATTTCCCATCTGGAATCCCATCTGGGCTTCCAAATCAAAGACATGAACAAGATGCCGGTGGAGCATCAGATCAAGGTGGACGAGGCGGAGCTCCCGAAGGTTCTCGGCGTCCGGGTCTCAGAGACTCTGGTCCCGGAGGAGGACGGGGACTCTAAATTTAAATGTAAGCTGTGCTGTCGGACATTCGCCAGTAATCACGCCGTCAAACTCCATTTGAGTAAAACTCACAGCAAATCCCCTGACAACCACTCGCAGTACGTGGAGATGGACAAAGAATAG